AAATATTGTATGGTagtaataattaacaaaaagtgTGCCAGCTATCCTTATCTGTTTTGGCTAATTAAATAACTCCAATTGAGAAACTGTATTCGGAAATATATGAAACACAAACCaatcctgttttttttttcagttttaataattgaattaaaaatgttttaaaagtaaattaaattaaaaatcaattcaattctaTTTTTACTCAACatgtattattttgaaatttatattttgaaaagtaaaaaactaaaaattcacTACCTCCCCAAGTAGGacttgaaaaacttattttaaattttagttgtaAAAATATACATTCAATCTTTTGAGCTCCCAACTAATGATATTGCAATGACAGGCcgaatttttggatgaaaatttGAGTTGGATCCTAAAAAATACATCTTGAAAAGGAATGATAATTTTAAGTGTGATTAAATTTTAGATCAATCATTAATCACAATCCGTTTAAAGAATCAAAACTTGTatgaattcttttaaaattactttattttctaaGATGTTAAATTTGATCAAATTAGAAAGGTTAATAACTTGTGATATATTTCGAgttatgtgaaaaaaaatagttactcaattttaatttagtttagctcactttttttttcttgagtcatttaatttagttcaatttgaaaaattattaagcCCACGCAGCCTAGCTAATGGACAATGATCAgaccttcaatttttatttttattttttttataatgatttataTTCTTGTTTATTTGGactgaatattttatattagattaaatttacatattaaaagtaataaataaaaggctttaaaatcaatatatatatatatatatatatatatatatatatatatatatatatggcgagtttcattatattataaataaattaaatatcgaatattaacaaataatttgttaatgtaGAATATGAtacgaaaataataatttatataatattcttttcatTATTTGGGTCACcatcatgattttattgtttgttgcaactatttaatttttttacaacacGACTCAGCTATCTCATTAGACCAAAGCATTCCTAAATTACTCTTAAGCTGCATAACCCTTTGCAATTGTTTTAGACAAATTTATGGGATCCGACAATAGAAATGTGATGATTAAAATATAGATTAGTAAAATTCAAGATATTTTCTTGTAGCCATTCAAATATATGAAGTTTCATTtcgagaatatatatatatatatatatatatatatatatatatatatatagtatgctTGTCTAAGTAATACTTAATTTGGCGTTAATATAAAGTAGCAGATCGAGGTACGTGCAGTTACATTTGCATTCTTTCTGCTCTGCCATATTGCCTATATTCACACTGATCTTTTGCAGAACTAACTTCTCATTGCTACTTTGATCAGCACAAGTCTTGTATTTGCTTGTTACATTATTCTCATGGTACTTTGTCTTAACTATAATATATTCCATTGAAAAACTAAGGCGTAGCAAATCTTGAATCTTAGGCTTAATTTTTTgtgttcttaattattttacagtTTATCAATAGACTTAAATAAAgctcttagaaatattttaaagttgtGACATATACTTGaaccataaatactttgtttaAAGACGTAATTCTTATAATAGACTTTACGTACACTCAATTAAAGTTACTTAATTAGCTTCTAAGCTTTATGGGATCTTCCCGAGATGTAGTGCCCACTAATTATTTGGAAAGTCATATCAAGGGGATTTTTAACCCACAAATTCACACGCATAAGAAAAGTGAAAGTTGATTCTAGATCCTTAATCACATGTGTCAACTTGCATTGACTTAgggtaacatttttttctaagaattaaTGCTTAGattttaattggaaaaaatCAAGATTTTAAAATTGTCAGATAATAATACctctttctaattttaaattaaatttctaaaaatttgtTGCAAATTGAAAAATAGGCTTCACAAATAGgtttacaattatttttaaaactttagttCAATCTCTTCTTCAATCTTATCtatgataaaatgaaatatatggtCAATATGCCGTCAGCCATTTATGAAAATCATGATACTTGATCATTACTATAATATCATGAACATtgtcacaaaaaaattatatttgaagacCATTCAATGATTTTACTTCATGTTCTTCAAAATTCTGCTAAACCAAATAGTTTCATATATTGTATGAGTAGTTATAATATATTGTGCTTTCATTAAatataagacattttttttctttcttgatgaGCATGAGACAATCTTTTTTGACTGCACCAGTAGACAATCTTACTttctaagaaaattaattaattaatctcacAAGTCTTTTACGTAAGTTTCTTAACTACCGCATAGTAATATTTAATGAGGTcattaataaatgataatagGATTGGACAAGAATATTCGAGGTCCTATCTCCTAGGCAAGCATTATATTAGGACTTCTTGATAATATATGTGGaatatgtattttataaaattatttaaaacttaattttatttaatttatttttgagatATAAAATTAGCtataaaatttgtataattaagtttaaaaataaaatgttttcatttgataaaataattaaaatattcaatttcttATGATGCAGTAGAAAACAAAtaagatttattaatttaaattttcaaaatcttcTTTCAACCAAAGGTACAAATGAAATGAATAGTTAATAAGGCCATCTCGGGTAGTAATCTCGTCAGAGTTGCTTAAATTCAAGAAACCGTTTTTTTCTCCGTTGGAGGTGGTCCAAGTGACAAATCATCAATATCTATATACTAAAACTGAAGTATGACAAATATACTAAAATGCCTATGGCTGAGGTGTTGACATCTGTCCATTTTCTTGGTTTTATGGTCATTTTATGGTTATGGGTTGTTGGGTTGGTTTTATGCCACGTAGCTTGGtgtgttgttcagtgtttaggTTTGGCATTTCCAGTTTCGGTAGTTTACTTCTGTTGGTGGTGTATGTGGCTTCTTCTGCAGTGTTTTTGGGTCCTTTCACTAACAACTTGGAACCTGCTGATTTATGTTTGGTTtccattctttcttcttcattttggtgtccTCTTCAGTTTcactttttgctttttgtttttagttgagTTTTAGAGTTGCTGATGACTTTTGTCTTCAATACACCTGTTCTGTTGTTTAGCATTTTGGCATGAGGTTGTGATTTCCGGTTTTCTGTAGTTGAAGGTTCGAGTTTTGTTCGTCTGTTGTGCATGTGTGTTTTTGTcagttttttgttgtttgctgATTTTGGTCTCtgcatgtttgttttcttctagcACGTGCTCTgttctgttttttattattaaaaaatcctTGCTTTTCTTTTCGTTGGCTTCCATTTGTCTGTTGGTCGTTGGATTGCATTTGCATGGTTTTGGATTGATCATATTATTCCTTTAGAGGTATAATTCtttggttctgttttttttctgtttgttgACTtggctattttgtttttgtctcttTTCCCTGGCTTCGATGGTTGGATTGCATTTGCATGGCTTTTGATTGATCATATTATTCCTCTAGAGATATAGTATTTTGGCTTTGTTTTTCTGCTGTTTACTGACTTGgctattttctttttggttgaGGTCGTTGCATGTATTGGCTGAGTAGATCAACTGATAGTGTAATACTTTTTATGGTATGTTGGCATTGATGGAAATGTTATTGCATGTGTCGTTTAAGTCTGTGTTGGTGTTCtgttttttgtaaacaaaactttgttgtgtttgttttcggCCCCTTCCATTTGTTTGTTAATGGTTGCAATATTATTCCTTTGGAGATATAGTTTTTTAGTTCTGCTTTTCTGTTGTTTGCTGATTTGgctattttctttttggttgaGGTTGTTGCATGTATTGGCTGAGTAGATCAACGGATAGTATAATACTTTTTATGGTATGTTGGCATTGATCGAAATGTCATTGCATGTGTCGTTTAAGTCTGTGTTGGTATTctattttttgtaaacaaaactttgttggttttattttcgGCGGCTTCCATCTGTTTGTTGATGGTTACATTGCATTTGCATGGTTTTGGATTTATCACATTTTTCATTTAGAATTGGCAGTTCTATCCAATTTTATGGCAAGGATTCCTGACAAGATTAAGTCTATTGATGGGTCAAGAGAGACGCTTAAGCTTGCTGTGAGAATCACCGACCTTTGGTTCGTTGGGACTCCCAACAAGTTTGAGCAAGCGGAAATGGTTATTGTTGATTCTGAGGtatgttttttgctttttatttggTTGTTGGATTGTTGTTCATATGATCGATTGATTATATAGTTTGCATATTACAGGGTGATCAAATTCATGCTGTTTGTAAAGCGGACCACCTAAAGTCTTGGAAAGCTGATTTGAAGGAGAATTCCACTTATGTTATGCATAATTTCAAAGTGGTCAAGAATGATGGTCAATTTAGAGTGTGTGAACATGAGTACAAGTTAGCTTTTATTGGAGTGACTATTGTTAGAGAAGTTGATTTGCATGAACTACCTTTTAAGGAATTTAGATTTGTTGAATTTGGAAATGTCGTTGCTGGGAATTTTGTGGTTGGCCTGTTGGTTGGTGAGCCCAGTCACAATTTGTGCTTTCATTttgatcataactttttttcttttttcaatgacctatttttattttctggtgTTTTAAGATATTATTGGGGTCGTTGATCAGGTGCTTTTTCAGCATGTTTCATCAAAAAATACCAGGGTTGTTTTTAGAATGAAGGATTTGAGGTTATGGTTTACACCAATTTTTTATCCCTCCTATATATATTTGGTTATTGACAGTTTATATTGTCAAGGATTTTATTTGTCATGCTGGATGATGGTTATCTGTATTTGATCCTTATgaagtgatagatttaatgTTGTTTCTTTGCTGTAGTGGTGAAGTTTTATCTTGCACACTTTGGGAAAATTATTGTATGCAGTTCTTAGCCTATTTGAATGAACGTGGAAATGATGGGCCGATCGTTATTATTTTGACACATGCCAGAATAAAAGATGCGCAGGGTAAGTGTGATATTGTCTTTACTGATTTAGGTGTTGATTAGATAACTTATCGTGTTGGTTTTTTTCGCACTTACAGGAAGTTATCTAGCTTCAGTGAGCAATTCGTTCAAGgcctcaaaattattaattaatgaacCTATATTGGAAATCCAGGAATTTAGAGAGAGGTATTTTGGTTATCGCCTTTACTTTGTGCCTGTTAAATTGGTGTATCAATTGTGTTGAGTGTTTTCTGTtgcttttttctatttattcgaTTGGCTTAGGCTTTTAGATTTAGGTGTTAAGGTCAGCCCAGTTTTGCCACCTGGCGATCAAGGAAGTTCACAACTTTCAAGGGGAAGCCAACTATCATCAAAGGATGCATTTCTTTCGAAAGTTGAAGCCAAAACTATTTACGAGATCAATGGCATTTCTGAGGTGGTCCTGCTATTTGTGTTTATTGTGTATTCATTGCAATTAAAAGTCCAATTTGCCTAGATGTGTTCAGATGAACATATTATGCCTAATGTCTGGTGTTTATCTAATGCTGACATTTCATGGTTGGCAATTTGATTGTTATGGTTTTCTGTCAGGATGTTGTTTGTGTTACAGTGGGCACTATTAGCAAAATAGTCATGAATAATCATTCATGGTGTTATCCAGCTTGCGTTCAATGTCATAGAAAAACTGACATCCAAACAGGACCATTCACATGCGGATGTGGCAAAAATAATGACCAGCCTGTTCTAAGGTAATTGGACTTTTAGTCCATCAGCACGTTTTTATTCAGGATTTTGTATTTGACTAGCATGTGCATTGGTAGGTATAGAGTTGAAGTAATGGTTAGCCAAAACAATGACAGTAGCAAGTTTTTGCTCTGGGACCGTGAATGTGCTGAATTGATTGGTCAAACAGCTGATGAAGTGAATAGGGTCAAGATTGAAGTATGTTCGTGTCTTATCATATACTGCTtcttattttatgtattatattttgttctttcAATTGTAGCTGGTGACTGGTGGATTTGTCTTTTTTCTGGCAGGATGGTGATGTTGATTTAAATGCTTCTCCTCAAGCACTTGATAGGTTGTTGGGTTATGTGCTTGCTTTTAAGGTtagaattcaatcaaaattCAGGAATGTCGTTGTTCTTAGATGCTCAAATGAATTAGATTTGATCAATGTTGTGCTCGACATGCTGGCTGATACTGAGGTGCTGTTTTCTAATGTCTATTTTAGTTGTTGTTGCCATAGCGATATGATGCATGAGTTTGACTATTGTCAACTTATATATGATACAGGCATGTTCGAAAATAGATGCTTCGAACGTTGATTGCAATAATGCTACGCATCCTGAATGTGTAAGTTAACATTGTTGTCATGAGTGTTGGTCTGttacattgttttttatttatcagtTTATCTTTTATGCAACAATCTCTGTTTGTGACAGCGGACCATGATCCAGTTGCAGGATTCCCTTTAACGCCCAAAAAACGGCTATCATCTGATGAAGTTGATGATGAGTTAGGAAGCTCCCAAATTTCCCCAACCCAACTATcgtctaacaaattaacaaggcATTCTGATAAGAGTGAATTTAGCTAATTCCAGATTGTTTTGACTGTGTTTTCACGGTGCTATTATAATATTGTGGGATTAAGCAAACAATTATGTAGTTTTGCTTATGACTACCTCTGACAATTCCTctgacatttctttccaccatgCTGATGTTTTGGCCATttgaaaatccatttttttGGATTCATGCTATTTTGTCTCTTGGTACTGTacatttttgtcttttatattcTGTCAGTTCTGGAGCTAACTATGACTTATTTTTAACAGCTTACAATTCACTCAATTGTGGGCAATTAAAGCTAAGCAATTGTCTGTTAGGGTGCTTTTTTGTGAAGCTTTTAGACGTCTTAAATTGACAATTGCACGTATCATGTGTTGCTACCTTAATATTAGaagttttcttatattatatatgccACTAAAAACAA
This region of Glycine max cultivar Williams 82 chromosome 7, Glycine_max_v4.0, whole genome shotgun sequence genomic DNA includes:
- the LOC102661204 gene encoding replication protein A 70 kDa DNA-binding subunit C isoform X2; the encoded protein is MCRLSLCWYSIFCKQNFVGFIFGGFHLFVDGYIAFAWFWIYHIFHLELAVLSNFMARIPDKIKSIDGSRETLKLAVRITDLWFVGTPNKFEQAEMVIVDSEGDQIHAVCKADHLKSWKADLKENSTYVMHNFKVVKNDGQFRVCEHEYKLAFIGVTIVREVDLHELPFKEFRFVEFGNVVAGNFVVGLLVDIIGVVDQVLFQHVSSKNTRVVFRMKDLSGEVLSCTLWENYCMQFLAYLNERGNDGPIVIILTHARIKDAQGSYLASVSNSFKASKLLINEPILEIQEFRERLLDLGVKVSPVLPPGDQGSSQLSRGSQLSSKDAFLSKVEAKTIYEINGISEDVVCVTVGTISKIVMNNHSWCYPACVQCHRKTDIQTGPFTCGCGKNNDQPVLRVEVMVSQNNDSSKFLLWDRECAELIGQTADEVNRVKIEDGDVDLNASPQALDRLLGYVLAFKVRIQSKFRNVVVLRCSNELDLINVVLDMLADTEACSKIDASNVDCNNATHPECRTMIQLQDSL
- the LOC102661204 gene encoding replication protein A 70 kDa DNA-binding subunit B isoform X4; this encodes MCRLSLCWYSIFCKQNFVGFIFGGFHLFVDGYIAFAWFWIYHIFHLELAVLSNFMARIPDKIKSIDGSRETLKLAVRITDLWFVGTPNKFEQAEMVIVDSEGDQIHAVCKADHLKSWKADLKENSTYVMHNFKVVKNDGQFRVCEHEYKLAFIGVTIVREVDLHELPFKEFRFVEFGNVVAGNFVVGLLVDIIGVVDQVLFQHVSSKNTRVVFRMKDLSGEVLSCTLWENYCMQFLAYLNERGNDGPIVIILTHARIKDAQGSYLASVSNSFKASKLLINEPILEIQEFRERLLDLGVKVSPVLPPGDQGSSQLSRGSQLSSKDAFLSKVEAKTIYEINGISEDVVCVTVGTISKIVMNNHSWCYPACVQCHRKTDIQTGPFTCGCGKNNDQPVLRYRVEVMVSQNNDSSKFLLWDRECAELIGQTADEVNRVKIEDGDVDLNASPQALDRLLGYVLAFKVRIQSKFRNVVVLRCSNELDLINVVLDMLADTEACSKIDASNVDCNNATHPECDSL
- the LOC102661204 gene encoding replication protein A 70 kDa DNA-binding subunit B isoform X7, translating into MCRLSLCWYSIFCKQNFVGFIFGGFHLFVDGYIAFAWFWIYHIFHLELAVLSNFMARIPDKIKSIDGSRETLKLAVRITDLWFVGTPNKFEQAEMVIVDSEGDQIHAVCKADHLKSWKADLKENSTYVMHNFKVVKNDGQFRVCEHEYKLAFIGVTIVREVDLHELPFKEFRFVEFGNVVAGNFVVGLLVDIIGVVDQVLFQHVSSKNTRVVFRMKDLSGEVLSCTLWENYCMQFLAYLNERGNDGPIVIILTHARIKDAQGSYLASVSNSFKASKLLINEPILEIQEFRERLLDLGVKVSPVLPPGDQGSSQLSRGSQLSSKDAFLSKVEAKTIYEINGISEDVVCVTVGTISKIVMNNHSWCYPACVQCHRKTDIQTGPFTCGCGKNNDQPVLRYRVEVMVSQNNDSSKFLLWDRECAELIGQTADEVNRVKIEDGDVDLNASPQALDRLLGYVLAFKACSKIDASNVDCNNATHPECDSL
- the LOC102661204 gene encoding replication protein A 70 kDa DNA-binding subunit B isoform X5, which produces MCRLSLCWYSIFCKQNFVGFIFGGFHLFVDGYIAFAWFWIYHIFHLELAVLSNFMARIPDKIKSIDGSRETLKLAVRITDLWFVGTPNKFEQAEMVIVDSEGDQIHAVCKADHLKSWKADLKENSTYVMHNFKVVKNDGQFRVCEHEYKLAFIGVTIVREVDLHELPFKEFRFVEFGNVVAGNFVVGLLVDIIGVVDQVLFQHVSSKNTRVVFRMKDLSGEVLSCTLWENYCMQFLAYLNERGNDGPIVIILTHARIKDAQGSYLASVSNSFKASKLLINEPILEIQEFRERLLDLGVKVSPVLPPGDQGSSQLSRGSQLSSKDAFLSKVEAKTIYEINGISEDVVCVTVGTISKIVMNNHSWCYPACVQCHRKTDIQTGPFTCGCGKNNDQPVLRYRVEVMVSQNNDSSKFLLWDRECAELIGQTADEVNRVKIEDGDVDLNASPQALDRLLGYVLAFKACSKIDASNVDCNNATHPECRTMIQLQDSL
- the LOC102661204 gene encoding replication protein A 70 kDa DNA-binding subunit B isoform X6; amino-acid sequence: MCRLSLCWYSIFCKQNFVGFIFGGFHLFVDGYIAFAWFWIYHIFHLELAVLSNFMARIPDKIKSIDGSRETLKLAVRITDLWFVGTPNKFEQAEMVIVDSEGDQIHAVCKADHLKSWKADLKENSTYVMHNFKVVKNDGQFRVCEHEYKLAFIGVTIVREVDLHELPFKEFRFVEFGNVVAGNFVVGLLVDIIGVVDQVLFQHVSSKNTRVVFRMKDLSGEVLSCTLWENYCMQFLAYLNERGNDGPIVIILTHARIKDAQGSYLASVSNSFKASKLLINEPILEIQEFRERLLDLGVKVSPVLPPGDQGSSQLSRGSQLSSKDAFLSKVEAKTIYEINGISEDVVCVTVGTISKIVMNNHSWCYPACVQCHRKTDIQTGPFTCGCGKNNDQPVLRYRVEVMVSQNNDSSKFLLWDRECAELIGQTADEVNRVKIEDGDVDLNASPQALDRLLGYVLAFKACSKIDASNVDCNNATHPECLQDSL
- the LOC102661204 gene encoding replication protein A 70 kDa DNA-binding subunit B isoform X1 translates to MCRLSLCWYSIFCKQNFVGFIFGGFHLFVDGYIAFAWFWIYHIFHLELAVLSNFMARIPDKIKSIDGSRETLKLAVRITDLWFVGTPNKFEQAEMVIVDSEGDQIHAVCKADHLKSWKADLKENSTYVMHNFKVVKNDGQFRVCEHEYKLAFIGVTIVREVDLHELPFKEFRFVEFGNVVAGNFVVGLLVDIIGVVDQVLFQHVSSKNTRVVFRMKDLSGEVLSCTLWENYCMQFLAYLNERGNDGPIVIILTHARIKDAQGSYLASVSNSFKASKLLINEPILEIQEFRERLLDLGVKVSPVLPPGDQGSSQLSRGSQLSSKDAFLSKVEAKTIYEINGISEDVVCVTVGTISKIVMNNHSWCYPACVQCHRKTDIQTGPFTCGCGKNNDQPVLRYRVEVMVSQNNDSSKFLLWDRECAELIGQTADEVNRVKIEDGDVDLNASPQALDRLLGYVLAFKVRIQSKFRNVVVLRCSNELDLINVVLDMLADTEACSKIDASNVDCNNATHPECRTMIQLQDSL
- the LOC102661204 gene encoding replication protein A 70 kDa DNA-binding subunit B isoform X3, whose protein sequence is MCRLSLCWYSIFCKQNFVGFIFGGFHLFVDGYIAFAWFWIYHIFHLELAVLSNFMARIPDKIKSIDGSRETLKLAVRITDLWFVGTPNKFEQAEMVIVDSEGDQIHAVCKADHLKSWKADLKENSTYVMHNFKVVKNDGQFRVCEHEYKLAFIGVTIVREVDLHELPFKEFRFVEFGNVVAGNFVVGLLVDIIGVVDQVLFQHVSSKNTRVVFRMKDLSGEVLSCTLWENYCMQFLAYLNERGNDGPIVIILTHARIKDAQGSYLASVSNSFKASKLLINEPILEIQEFRERLLDLGVKVSPVLPPGDQGSSQLSRGSQLSSKDAFLSKVEAKTIYEINGISEDVVCVTVGTISKIVMNNHSWCYPACVQCHRKTDIQTGPFTCGCGKNNDQPVLRYRVEVMVSQNNDSSKFLLWDRECAELIGQTADEVNRVKIEDGDVDLNASPQALDRLLGYVLAFKVRIQSKFRNVVVLRCSNELDLINVVLDMLADTEACSKIDASNVDCNNATHPECLQDSL
- the LOC102661204 gene encoding replication protein A 70 kDa DNA-binding subunit B isoform X8 is translated as MARIPDKIKSIDGSRETLKLAVRITDLWFVGTPNKFEQAEMVIVDSEGDQIHAVCKADHLKSWKADLKENSTYVMHNFKVVKNDGQFRVCEHEYKLAFIGVTIVREVDLHELPFKEFRFVEFGNVVAGNFVVGLLVDIIGVVDQVLFQHVSSKNTRVVFRMKDLSGEVLSCTLWENYCMQFLAYLNERGNDGPIVIILTHARIKDAQGSYLASVSNSFKASKLLINEPILEIQEFRERLLDLGVKVSPVLPPGDQGSSQLSRGSQLSSKDAFLSKVEAKTIYEINGISEDVVCVTVGTISKIVMNNHSWCYPACVQCHRKTDIQTGPFTCGCGKNNDQPVLRYRVEVMVSQNNDSSKFLLWDRECAELIGQTADEVNRVKIEDGDVDLNASPQALDRLLGYVLAFKVRIQSKFRNVVVLRCSNELDLINVVLDMLADTEACSKIDASNVDCNNATHPECRTMIQLQDSL